One Setaria viridis chromosome 7, Setaria_viridis_v4.0, whole genome shotgun sequence genomic region harbors:
- the LOC117862765 gene encoding BTB/POZ domain and ankyrin repeat-containing protein NH5.1, whose amino-acid sequence MSSEDSLKSLSLDYLNLLINGQAFSDVAFSVEGRLVHAHRCVLAARSLFFRKLFCGLDPNHQPPPPPPALGSPGARAAGAAPELVIPVSSIRYEVLVLVLQFLYSGQASVAAPKSGPLPGCGARGCWHTRCGAAVDLALDTLAAARSFGVEQLALLVQKQLESMVKEASVDDVMKVLMASRKFEMQELWATCSHLVARSGLSADLLAKHLPIDVVAKIEEIRAKSPVAAANAPRSPFLTHHYLPINAPSSAADRDHKIRRMRRALDAADIELVKLMVMGEGLDLDDALAVHYAVQHCNRDVVKALLELGAADVNSRAGPTGKTALHLAAEMVSPDMVSVLLDHHADPNARTLDGVTPLDVLRGLTSEFLFKGAVPGLTHIEPNKLRLCLELVQSAVMVTTRDEGGAPGAGGEAGGSDGGNFPRSDADDSLVSLTMNSTLMYQGQEMEAAVAGEARKGNSGGRGSPSNLYFPNGFP is encoded by the exons ATGAGCTCGGAGGATTCGCTCAAGTCCCTCTCGCTCGACTACCTCAACCTGCTCATCAACGGGCAGGCCTTCAGCGACGTCGCCTTCAGCGTCGAGGGCCGCCTCGTCCACGCCCACCGCTGCGTCCTCGCCGCCCGCAGCCTCTTCTTCCGCAAGCTCTTCTGCGGCCTCGACCCCAaccaccagccgccgccgccgcctccggcactCGGCTcccccggcgcccgcgccgcggggGCCGCGCCGGAGCTCGTCATCCCCGTCAGCTCCATCCGCTACGAGGTGCTCGTCCTCGTGCTGCAGTTCCTCTACAGCGGCCAGGCGTCCGTCGCGGCGCCCAAGAGCGGGCCGCTCCCCGGGTGCGGCGCCAGGGGATGCTGGCACACCCGatgcggcgccgccgtcgacctcGCCCTCgacaccctcgccgccgcgcgctccttCGGCGTCGAGCAGCTCGCGCTCCTGGTACAG AAGCAGCTGGAGAGCATGGTGAAGGAGGCGTCCGTGGACGACGTCATGAAGGTGCTCATGGCGTCGCGCAAGTTCGAGATGCAGGAGCTCTGGGCCACCTGCTCCCACCTGGTGGCGCGCTCCGGCCTCTCCGCCGACCTCCTCGCCAAGCACCTCCCCATCGATGTGGTCGCCAAGATTGAGGAGATCCGCGCCAAGTccccggtcgccgccgccaacgcgccgcgctcgccgttCCTCACCCACCACTACCTCCCCATCAACgcgccgtcctccgccgccgaccgcgaCCACAAGATCCGCCGCATGCGGCGCGCCCTCGACGCCGCCGACATCGAGCTCGTCAAGCTGATGGTCATGGGCGAGGGCCTCGACCTCGACGACGCCCTCGCCGTCCACTATGCCGTCCAGCACTGCAACCGCGATGTCGTCAAGGCGCTGCTCGAGCTCGGCGCGGCGGACGTCAACTCCCGCGCCGGGCCGACGGGGAAGACAGCGCTGCACCTGGCGGCGGAGATGGTCTCCCCTGACATGGTCTCCGTCCTCCTCGACCACCATGCCGACCCCAACGCCAGGACGCTCGACGGCGTCACCCCGCTCGACGTGCTCCGCGGCCTCACCTCCGAGTTCCTCTTCAAGGGCGCCGTACCGGGGCTCACTCACATCGAGCCCAACAAGCTCAGGCTCTGCCTCGAGCTCGTGCAGTCCGCGGTCATGGTGACCACGCGCGACGAGGGCGGCgcacccggcgccggcggtgaggcCGGGGGAAGCGACGGCGGCAACTTCCCGAGGAGCGACGCCGACGACAGCTTGGTGAGCCTGACAATGAACTCCACGCTCATGTACCAGGGCCAGGAGATGGAAGCggcggtcgccggcgaggcgaggaaagggaatagcggcggccgggggagCCCCTCCAACTTGTACTTCCCCAATGGCTTCCCATAA
- the LOC117864942 gene encoding scarecrow-like protein 3 gives MHPPTENGPDSRLAHLGRALCECAADVEAGSMEKAARCLLRATGLAASTGDGPLPRLVVPVADCLARRLIRPMVPGVADALIDPSDHLDRRCVRAAHRSFFELSPFPKAAVAVANRVILEAMENEKVLNVHVIDFAGPAAQPCQWIQLLRDFRSRPEGAPHLRLSIVHDDDEFLANVSESLTDEADELDVPLQVHCVAAQIETLDFNDLHGVLGLKSGEARAIICTLRLHRLLAAADDAASSFSAGHRFNQTASVARLQEMASDSCPPSIGGGAACEEDDPYYRSPATPLGFVSPPLTTPPFQMPPALAGFLSAARATVSPKIVVLAEQEASHNGVSFRKRFAEALQHYAAAYDSLDAAAAAYRRPAAAERAEVERAVLGEEIRDVLLREGARRRERHDRLHQWALRMEVAGFRGVPLSYIALRQGDDVLRRCGVGGCESREHGGCLLLCWRSWPLYSVSAWRPDRDAAYGVGCDSVSTASTAGSCTWF, from the exons ATGCATCCTCCTACTGAGAACGGCCCGGACAGTCGCCTCGCGCATCTGGGCCGGGCCCTTTGCGAGTGCGCGGCCGACGTAGAAGCCGGGTCCATGGAGAAAGCAGCCCGCTGCCTCTTGCGGGCCACGGgcctcgccgcctccacggGCGACGGCCCGCTGCCGCGCCTGGTCGTGCCCGTGGCCGACTGCCTGGCGCGTCGCCTGATCCGCCCCATGGTCCCGGGCGTCGCCGACGCGCTCATCGACCCCTCCGATCACCTCGACCGCCGCTGCGTGAGGGCCGCTCACCGCAGCTTCTTCGAGCTCAGCCCCTTCCCCAaggcggccgtcgccgtcgcgaacCGAGTCATCCTCGAGGCCATGGAGAACGAAAAGGTTCTG AACGTCCATGTCATCGACTTCGCCGGGCCTGCCGCGCAGCCGTGCCAGTGGATCCAGCTCTTGCGCGACTTCCGTAGCCGGCCGGAGGGCGCGCCGCACCTGCGCCTCAGCATcgtccacgacgacgacgagttcCTCGCCAATGTATCAGAGTCGCTCACCGACGAAGCTGATGAACTCGACGTGCCACTCCAGGTCCACTGCGTCGCTGCCCAGATCGAGACGCTGGACTTCAACGACCTGCACGGCGTCCTCGGGCTGAAATCCGGCGAGGCGCGCGCGATCATCTGCACCCTGCGGctgcaccgcctcctcgccgccgccgatgacgCCGCGAGCAGCTTCAGCGCCGGGCACCGCTTCAACCAGACGGCGAGCGTCGCGCGGCTGCAGGAGATGGCTTCCGACTCGTGCCCGCcgagcatcggcggcggcgccgcatgCGAGGAGGACGACCCTTATTACCGCAGCCCCGCAACGCCGCTGGGCTTCGTCTCGCCGCCGCTAACCACCCCTCCGTTCCAGatgccgccggcgctggcgggCTTCCTGTCCGCGGCGCgcgccacggtgtcgcccaagATCGTGGTGCTCGCCGAACAGGAGGCCAGCCACAACGGCGTCTCCTTCCGGAAGCGCTTCGCCGAGGCGCTCCAACACTACGCCGCGGCCTACGACAGCCttgacgcggcggcggccgcgtaccggaggcccgccgccgccgagcgggcggaggtggagcgcgCGGTGCTGGGCGAGGAGATCAGGGACGTGCTCCTGCGCgagggcgcccgccgccgcgagcgGCACGACCGGCTGCACCAATGGGCTCTGCGCATGGAGGTCGCCGGGTTCCGTGGCGTGCCCCTGAGCTACATCGCATTGAGGCAGGGGGACGACGTGCTGAGGAGGTGCGGAGTGGGAGGCTGTGAGAGCAGAGAGCATGGGGGGTGCCTGCTGCTGTGCTGGAGGTCGTGGCCTCTCTACTCGGTCTCGGCATGGCGGCCCGACAGAGACGCCGCTTATGGAGTCGGCTGTGATTCTGTCAGTACAGCCAGCACCGCCGGCTCCTGCACATGGTTTTGA
- the LOC117862861 gene encoding protein STRICTOSIDINE SYNTHASE-LIKE 10: protein MRAEVLVLVAAAAFLSLDSLSDVRRLEIGDGDVELVPLDGAAGPESIVFDESGGGPYTSVSDGRVLRWLAEERRWVEHSCSAPELLDSCRGSQDPGREHECGRPLGLRFNSETGELYVADAYHGLRVVGPEDHVSRPLVPEWQGSRPFSFANGIEIDYETGAIYFTETSTRFQRREFLNIVISGDNTGRLLKYDPKSNQVEVLVDGLSFANGLAMSTDGTYLLLAETTTGKILRYWIKTPKASTLEQVVQLPWFPDNIKMSPRGGFWVGLHAKRGKIAEWSISYPWLRRLILKLPMRHVQRASWLLNRLGRQVIALRLSEDGKTIEVVSVHGAVQKAFKSVSEVEERNGSLWIGSVMSPFLGVYKL, encoded by the exons ATGCGCGCGGAGGTGCTGGTgctcgtcgccgcggcggccttcCTGTCGCTCGACTCGCTCAGCGACGTCAGGCGGCTCGAGATAGGGGACGGCGACGTCGAGCTGGTCCCGCTCGACGGCGCCGCGGGGCCCGAGAGCATCGTCTTcgacgagagcggcggcgggccgtaCACGAGCGTGTCGGACGGGCGGGTCCTCAGGTGGCtggcggaggagcggcggtgggtggagcactcctgctcggcGCCGGAGCT GCTGGACAGTTGCAGAGGCTCTCAGGACCCGGGCCGGGAGCACGAGTGTGGGCGCCCACTGGGCCTCAGGTTCAACAGCGAGACGGGGGAGCTGTACGTCGCGGACGCGTACCATGGGCTGAGAGTGGTCGGGCCGGAGGATCACGTGTCCAGACCGCTGGTGCCGGAGTGGCAAGGGAGCCGCCCGTTCAGCTTCGCCAACGGCATCGAGATCGACTACGAAACCGGAGCCATCTACTTCACCGAGACCAGTACAAGGTTTCAGAGAAG GGAGTTTTTGAACATTGTTATATCGGGTGACAATACTGGTAGATTGTTAAAATATGACCCAAAGAGCAACCAAGTGGAAGTCTTGGTTGATGGTCTATCTTTCGCCAATGGCTTGGCAATGAGCACGGATGGCACATACTTGCTCCTTGCAGAAACCACAACTGGCAAAATTCTAAGGTATTGGATCAAGACACCGAAAGCTTCGACCCTAGAACAAGTCGTGCAGCTACCTTGGTTTCCAGACAACATCAAGATGAGCCCCAGAGGAGGGTTTTGGGTTGGTCTCCATGCCAAGAGAGGGAAGATCGCCGAGTGGTCGATTTCTTACCCTTGGCTAAGGAGATTGATACTCAAGTTGCCGATGCGTCATGTCCAGCGTGCCTCATGGCTCCTGAATCGGCTTGGCCGTCAGGTTATAGCGCTGAGGTTGAGCGAGGATGGGAAAACAATAGAGGTGGTTAGTGTTCACGGTGCCGTACAAAAGGCTTTCAAGTCGGTCAGCGAGGTGGAAGAAAGGAATGGGAGCTTATGGATAGGCTCTGTTATGTCACCTTTTCTCGGAGTATATAAGTTGTAG